The DNA window ACATTCTCATGGCTGCCACTTGGAGACTCGAAGCCCCTGTTAGGGCTCTGATGTTGGGCTCGGAGCTGGCTTCACAAACTTCACAGTCAAAGATTGAAGATGCAGCATGGGTTCACTCAGAATCCAGGTAAGGAGGAAAGATCCACTTTTTCCcgaaattattattgttgttgttgttacttTGACTACCGTTGAGTTTGTTATTAATGTTTTTGTCAATGTTGTTATTAGTAATGATGATAGTTGTACATGGAGCAGTTTGGTATCTTGGATGAAGAATGTGTACTAACAACTCCACCTGATGCAGATACATTTGGCAAGGAAGAGGTCAATAAATTAGGCCAACTAGAGAGTCGAAGCTATGGACATGAGCAAAAGTAGTCAGGAAAATGCCattcaagattttttttttcagaaggCCGACAAGAGAACAGATTCTATTATTAAGAGTAAATTTGTAAGAATCCATCTTGCTTTGAATTTTCTAATATTGTTACTGTTCTTTACTAATTTCAAATTCTGTTGTTTAATTGAATTAGGTTGGAACCTTAGCCGTTGAAATACTTTGATTTTGTGTGTGAGATGTTAGATGACCTTATGATAATTTGCTCCTTGAAATTTCTGTGTGGATTCCATGTTGTAGTGCACAGGTTTAAGTGGATCACTTATGATAATTTGGTCcttgaaattttttgttttaattattattagaaaaatgaaatgataCATTGTGGTATTTCAAAGACAAAACACTGAATGTGTAGAAAAATAGAGAGAGCAAAAGACAATGACAAATGAGTGAAAAAAATGTAATATTCTTCTTGTATTGCAAATGAGAATGGTagctatatatatacaataggAGCTGAAATTACAGCTCATAATTGAATGGTGGAACTTGGATAATTCTATGATTGACAACATCTTTCCTGTACAGCAAGGCAAAGATGTTTCTAAAATTATGATGGTACAGTTTCTGATAAGGATGGAATTGTGCTGCTGAGTTGTAGGTTGGTTTTGggtgattttttctttttgtcttgtACTGGCTATGTGGTGTGgtttgttagtatttttttgttttcttctttcattGAATTAAATTATGAATTCATTGTGTATTAAAGAAGTTTTCTTTGAGTGACATATTGGAATACTGTGACTGGTATAGCTGTTTGCTTGATATTATATTtgcaataaaatttaaaaagattggTAGGACAAAGGAACTTCCAAAACCAGAAGAGGTAATTTAATAGGTGGAACGAAGAATAGTTGTTGCATCTccatttgaatattttttgaaCTTTGAACTAAACTTAACAGCATGTTATTTTTGCTTTGCATATTATGTCTTTGATGATTGGACTTAACACCCCTTTAGTTGAAATACCactatcttttattcatttGTCCTATATAGGGAGCTACCTAAATATTACATTGTTGTAGACTTTTCCGTATTTTTgtagtaaaataaaattgattttcttcCCCTAATATTTGTCACCATATTCTTCTTCTACATAGGGTTACATGTAGGTATATATCATGATAAAGGTATTTTGTTTACTGCGGATTTATGAATTTACCTTGGcctttgttttcatttatttattcataTCAATTTTATACCGATGGTGTTTGAATTTGTTTCGATCACTGTGCATATATGTAAGCATGTAGTGTTTTACCTGTGACTTATAGCTGTTGTGTTTATTTATCATAAATGGACATATGTTAATGTAGTCACATTTTTTGAGTTGTAAATGAAATAGAAGTCATTGACTGTTCTTCATTTTACTATTGTGATACCAACTGGGTGGAATGAGTGCCTTTTTGTCAATGGAGTGTTCTCCTTCCATATTGTTACTTCATAATAAAGATGGCAGCAAGCCCACAAGGGTTCCGAATctgtttctattttattttctaatttttgtttgttgttttttttttaatatgttttaatcAAGTTCTCTTTGTGCTTCTCATAGATCGATAAGGAAAAGTGAGGCTCACAAAGTGGTACGTCCCAGACTCTCGAAAGAAAAGATCCAAGGTATATGGCCATGTGATTAAATACAAAGTTTCACATTTTAAATtcattattatctattatatattttatagaagagcatcagattttttttttgttaattcaaattatttgatttgagcTATATCATCATTTGGGCAAAAGGTTTTAGGACGTTGCAATTGAGGTTGTTGCgatcaaaatttgttacttaaaattgattttatgaaATCCATTACAAGCTATTGCAAACCGCAATTACAATATGATACAATTGTAGTAGAGACTCCTTAAAATATGGAATTAGTAGAGTGTAGAAGAAAGCAACCTGCCCTATTCTATAATTGTGATCCTCTAATTTGTTTAAAGAAAAAGCTACATCTGTATTTTATACTGCTTTAAAACTACATCTTATTTTCCCACTTACTCAAATATTTGTATCATGGAAGTGGACAATCATGCATGGAGATTTGGAATATGACTGTAATTTAATGCAGAGGGTATGCTTTTAATTTCCTAGAATTGACAAAGCACATGGCTGTGGGAGCTAATGAGGTGTTGGCTAAACTATGGAAATTGACAGTGAAATGTTGTCATATATGCATATGGAGCCTGGCCTTCACCATTTTGAAAGGTACAACACATCATTCAATGGAGAATGGTGGtaattatatgaaaagttacTTCTTTTAATTTACAGACTTCAATTTAGACAGAGATATTGATAAGGATATCTTGAATAATAATTGAAAGTCTTAATTTATCCTTTTAATTATCTCTCTTTTacaagtaaaaatatttaaaattttctttatttaaaaattaagaggataaattaagatttataattatttttttatagtctAGAGGGAAATCACGCTAAACTCGAAAccctaaataaaaaagatttatgCTGCTTTCAAGCTAAATTGTTTATACTCAAACGTTTGTATCATAGAAGTGGGCAATCATGCATAGAGATTTGGAAGATGACTGTGATTTAATTCCTCGGGCCAATCATTTGTTGCCTCGGGAGTGTGAAAATATGTTATATGGTACTAGAAAATTATTAGTTTGTGTAATTGACTTTCAAGTTGTTCACTTGCCTAAATTTGAGACCCTTTTCTTTTATAAGGTTGTATTTCTATTAGAAGTTATGTATAGTATTTGTTGGTGTTAATAAGTTAGTGAATGTTCAAGTTAATAAAACACTTAATTAAAGTTCAATTTGATCAGATAAATGTTAATAACTAACATAACCTTGGATTTATTGATTGATGGATTTATATGCCATAATTAAATTGAACAATAAACAtaacctaatttttttttgaaatttcatTTTGTTCATAAGGTGATCCTCATACTTTTTAATGCTATAATTGTTGTCGTATTTAGATGATAAGGCTGACAAAATAaccattttagttattttaaaagtgagctaaaatttatatttaagcaTGTCATTTTTATGAGAGAAACTAAAATGTTGATTTAGGTTGCATTTGTAAAAAAGACACTGAAAGATCCAGATTTGAGGATGGCTCATAGGGTGCATAAGATGTCATTATTGGTGGGTGGAATGCTCTTCGTAGCTGACTATTTATACATTCATGCTGCATGGCATCTTGCAACCGCAATTGGTGTCAGTACCTCCAACATGCTCCTTGAGTAGGTGTTCCTTCTCTTTATTCGAAtcttaatatttatttgatCTATATTGTtaggataaataaataaatatgcaCTGCAGCTATTCTGTTTGTGCTTAGTAGAATTATCTCACATGCTAGCTGATCTTTCTTTCAAGCATTTTCTATTTAAGACTTCAATTCAATTTCCATGTTGTTTTGCTAATagttaaaataaagataactatgtgcaattaaaatatttgaccTTTAGGATCacagataaaatattttatggttttcttaaataaaatactcaAAATTATCCAACATAACTATTTCTTATCCCTCGCTTTTCTTACCTCTAATTATGGAAggaaatataataaaatgtaattataaatattatttctcCATACAAGTAATTGTATCATTTCACCCTGTTTCCTTCAATTCATCCTGTTCTATTTCATTTCATTCCCCTACTTCCTACTGATTCAAACATAATTTATATATGCTTTTACATTTAAATATACAATTCCTTTTAAGAATCTACGGTCACCAGGACACCGTTCTCTCTATCTTTTGTATGTTCTACATAATTGGATTAAACTATAAACATTTTTGCATTTTGCAAGAACTGTGGTGATAGAAAAGTTTGGTTATTGCTTTGGCTTACCAATTAGTTAATTTATCTAACTTTTTTTAAACTTTAGTTAAAATATACTTTAAAGGTtaccatttaaattttttttaaaaagatataaattttttggattaaaCATTAATATAACAAAAGAGATTCATAATTAATCTTTCTGTATATTAAGTAAATTAATTctttcaataaatatatattaatattttagaaaataaactaTACATAATACAATAAAGTTGATAGTACACAATTCTCACAGGTTATACCTGAAGGTTCTAATAATATATCTAAACGTCACTTAGTTAGTATTCGTTGTGTGTGTGATTACaatataaactatttttattaaaattttaatttttttttaattgtatatcAATTAACAAAGTATAACAATATTTATTGAAACATACAAATATAATGAATTTTACATTTAAGTAGAATCCGCTAATATGgactaaaaaaatatcaagaTTATTCGGCCTCTAGAAAGTAAGGATAGACCAGTCTTATATACTATACAAAGTTTTTATACACAAGgactttttcaaattaaaagtaacaaCTATTACTATCAATGAATAATACCAACAAATTTTATAATGAAACATTTGGCCTGGGCGTAGCGCAGATTTTACACTAGTATTTTGAATGCACATGCTTAATTTGGTTTTACACATTAATATTAGGAAAATGTTcatagaataaaaacaaaagggtGTAGGAGAGAATAAAAAGCTTACTTCTAGTGCCAAATTCACACATAGCTCAAGAAGGTAGAGGCATAAATGGCAAAGAGCATCTATGGAATGTCAATGGATGGTGATGAACCACCACCACAATATGTAGTTAAAGGagataatagtaataataatagtattGGGTTAAAAgattcattatcatcatcatcagttaTGATTCCAATACCCATAATTGATGTGAGTCTGCTGTCATCATCAGAACCTGAGTCTGAGAAGCTTAGATCTGCTCTCACATCAGCTGGATGCTTTCAGGTGcggatttatttaattaaatcacaGATCTTGATCTTCTTTCATTAGGCTTATGTGCTATTCACTGATAAAAGTAACAAACAAGTGATACATAAATGTTTCTAATTTGACCACAGGCAATTGGTCATGGAATGTCAACATCATATCTTCACAAAATACGCCAAGTTTCAAAGCAATTTTTCCAACTTTCAGTTTAGGAAAAACAGAAATATTCACGACCTGCTAATAACTCAGAAGGGTATGGAAATGACAGAATAGTTTCAAAGAAGCAAGTCCTTGACTGGTTCTATCGCTTAATTCTTCGAGTTTTTCCAGAAAAGAATAGAAGGCGTTCTCTTTGGCCACAAAATCCtattgattttaggtatttcCTTTGTACCCTTCATAGTCCATTAACATGTTACAGGAAAACAAAGTTAAGTTTGATTTTCTTGCTACTATGCAGTGAGATATTAGAAGAATTTTCCATTAAAGTGAAGTCAATGATGGATTATCTATTGAGATGCATGGGAAGGTCACTGAATCCGGAAGAGGGTAGCTTCTTGGATCAGTTTGGAGGACAATCATTATTTGCAGCAAGTTTCAGTTTTATCCACGTTGTTCAAGACCCAATTTGGTACTCAAGCCTCATAAAATAGATCAGTAATCACAGTTCTAATGCAAGACAATGGAGTGGAAGGCCTTCAAGTTCTCATAGATGAGAAATGGGTCAATGTCCCCACAATACCTAATGCTCTTGTTGTCAATCATGGTGATCAAATGCAGGTATAAGCTTAATCCTTGTTTGCCAAATTCATGTCACTAGGATGCTTAATAATAAATTGTTATGCAGATTATGAGTAATGGAAATATTCAAGAGTCCAAAGCACAGGGTTGTGACATACAAAGAAAAGATGAGGATGTCAGTGGCCATGTCCTATGAACCAGAAGCAGAGAATGAAATTGGACCTGTGGAAAGCTTAATAACTGACACACGTCCAAGGTTGTACAAGAATGTTAGAAACTATGGTGAAATCAACTACAGGTGTTATCAAGAGGGGAAGATACCACTTGAAATGTTCAAATATACATAACAATTCTCATCAGCATTAAGGCTACAATTCCTACTTGAATACCCTGTGACAATAGAAATCTGTTGGAACTTGGAACAAGCTAAATAATATTTCTATTTAGTAAGTCAAATTACTCAAAAAAAATGTATACGGTTATTCCCTTGTGATGCCACGACTCATTTTATACCCATAATTTTCCGTCAAAACAGCATACTATTAGTTTTCCCCTGCGTGCAAGTCATTCTTtggtttcttttaatttataattttgatgCAGGTTGTCAAATTTCTCTTGATTTATTTTACAATTAACCTTTTTAggcttatttaattattaattattttaacatgTTTTTCAACCTAGAGAGAGAAGCATTTATTTCCAATTTAAGAGGACAAGCAAACATAACTTGtactattaaaatttgtttCAGCCGTAATAATAGTAAAGTAATTACTAAGAGGTAATAGAATCATGAACTAAACAAGGTGAAATAATTAAAGGAAGGAATCAATGAATCATATACTATAATACTACTCTTAATGGAGacaattatttgatttatacAAAATTTTCCCTTTATAAATATGTGAAAGGTACTAGTGTTACAGGAAGTTTAATAATGAAAACAAAACTGAGAGGGACTACTGAACCAACAGCAgcctaaattacaaatttttgaaagaacATATGCTACTCAAGACATAATCAGCATTCAGATTCATTTCGAAGATGACAAGATTGAAACATGTACAAGTTGGAAGAGAGTCCCatcttattattaatttacttaTTATAAATTGAAAATCAATACTTAGTTTACGCCACTACACATTGAAGAACTTGTTCCTAATCACCTCAAGGGGGGCATTTTTAGAGACACATGTAAGTCAAGATGACAGTGAAACCCACATTGGCTCGTTGCCTCTTTCACCTTCCATTTAAGTCAAGATATAGCCACCACGTCTCTGCCAAATTTTTTGAGAGTACAAACTAATTATACATACACCCGCTCCATCAATAGCTTGATAATgacaagtttaatttttttttgggacAAAATCTTTTAGGGGCATCAAGTGGTTAATCACATTCACATGTCAGGTAATGCAATCTGCACACGTTCATGCATTGAATAGCATTAATCAAGGTtatgaagcaaaaaaaaaagtcaagaaAACTACATAGAATTATATGGGATCAAATGAACACAATATAGATGTAAAACAATCATTGGTAGATTAAGTTCAACTGAAATAGGCTATAGACAATAGACTAGGTTATGAAGGAACTGTGTATCACTGTATCAGCATTGTCCATGATCACACTTCACAGCAGTTTTCATGATCATTTCCTGTTTTCACATTATATCAAGTGAATATTTGCATTTTAAATTACTCAATTTCTACAGACATCCAACTTTTATCTAAAATATCTACATTTTTCATTTCAATGAATATCTCACTTCAGATTTAGAAGACGAGCTTTAGAACAACGGTTGAATTATCTCCGTGTGACCCCAAAGTCACAGGTTAAAACCGTAAAAATAATCACTGATGTGATTATTAGGTTAGGCTGCATACAACATATCTTTTGGatacgtttttttttttctggacTTTGTGTTAACACGAGATGCTTGTCCACTGAACTGCGCTTTATCTCACTTAAGATTCAGAACTCTTAAGTCTACATTTAACGCAAATAACTGCATTGGCACCTAAATACATGATCATCCAGCTCCACTGGTATCAATGCAGCAAATTAGACATGGAATGAAAACTAAGAAATATAAAGGAGTTAAAATATATTGAGAATtacaacattttttttaatttcaatggGACAGAACAGTCAAACTCCGAGAATTATTGAATGTGAAATTTTAGAATTAACAGATTTATTTAAACCTACTATTAGAATAATTGGGGCCTACAATGCTTACCAATGAAATGAAAATCTTTAGCATAAATTCATTTGGTGTCTACAGTTTTTGAAAGAGGTGATGACGCATCATTGTCTTTAGATTTCTCTGGCAACATAGACCTCTTTGGCAAAGCAAGGATTTGTTGTTCATTTTTCAGATAGTTGCTTTCGGTAGATACTATGCAATCGGTTGAAAAGCTGCTTCTTCAATGATTCAAAGGCTAAATCGAATCTTTCTAGTTGTTCCATGGCATTTAAATTATACAAGAATAAACCATAGTACAGATCAAAACTATCTCTCACGGTATTTTTCACCAAACTCAACAAAGTTTCATAACCCTTTGTGTTGATTGGTGTTGTCTTTAACCCCAGTTTTTCTAAAAATCTTCCtgttgtgtgtgtaacaaactGGGATCCAGCTGCATGCCGATCATGTTCAGCACAAGACATTTCAACCATCCGGCATCCTTCACTAGCAAAAATGTCAAGAAACCGATAACATCGCAATATTCTTGATTTTTCGTTCCCAATTCTAACTTTGTCATAAACAAGAGAAAGGTTTTTCCAGCCATTCTTTCCACTCTCTGGCCCAAACATGGGATGTCTGCAGAGAACATCAAAATCATGAGGCAAGTGTTGAAGGAAGAGATTTCTAAGAAATTCTTTGACGAATAGTACATCAACAAACAATGTACTTCTCTTCAACCTTTGGAAAGGTAATGATTTAAGAACTTTAACCGTCGAAATGATGGAAATGCAGAGTAAAATCACTTCTGGATGCTGCTCACAAAGATCATCTACGTCGCTGAAATACGAAACCCCCAACTTTTGAGCCACATCAGAGTAGTCTGATCTAGAATACGCCAAAACCTCATGACCTTGGCTAACTATAGTTTTTGCAAGGAATTGACCAAAGTTTCCAAAACCAACGATTGAAATCTTGAGCTTTGTGTTCTCATCAGACTAGCTAGAATTGTTTGAAGCAAAACTACTTAGCAGAGCAACATCATTAAAACTGCATTATTAGCATCATGAGTCATTAGTCATTATTATGTAATAGCCATTTTCCATCACAACAACATCATCTTTCGAATTCAAAATGATTAAGTTACTTGCTCTCAATATCAACAAAATGAACACTCTCTAAAACATCAATCACAAATATTCACACAAATGTAGCAAAAATCCTTGAGATTTTTTCAAATTCCAAATATCAAATACCTGGAATGCAGCAATGCAAACTCATTAGGAGCTCGCCGAAGCAGTGCATGGCTGTTACTTCCATCCCGCTGGTGCAACCTTTCACCATTCTCTATCAATTGATTCCTGACCCCACGATGTAACCGCGCAATGAGCTGCTTTTTGAGATCCTCAAACGCCAAATCAAGCTTCTCCAGCATCTCCAAAGAATTCTTATTAAACATGAACAAACCATAATACAAATCAAAGCTATCCCTAGCAGTGTTCTCCACCAACCCCAACAAACTCTCGTACCCTTTCGTATTAATCGGCGTCGACTCCAGCATCAACCCTTTAAGAATCCTTCCAACGGTATGAGTAATGAACTGTGAACCGGCAGCGTAACGGTCATGATCCTCACAACTCATTTCCACCATCCTGCAACCTTCTCTGGCAAACGCATCGAGAAACTTCTCACAACGAGAAACACGGTGCTCCTCATCaagaattcgaaccctctcgAAAGACGAATGGGAGGCCAGTCCATCCGTCACTTGCGGACTCAGGTCCAAACATCGGATGAGTGCATAGAACATCGAAATTGGAGGGGAGGAGCTCAAGGAGGAGCTTCTTGGGGAATTCTTTTACGGAGAGGACGTCAACAAAGAGAGTACTGCGCTTGAGGGCACTGGAGAGGGAGCGTGAGAAGCACGCGCTCCATTGAGATTATGGAGGAGCAGAGGAGGATCACTTCAGGATGCTCCTCGCATAGGTCGTCAGGATTTTGGAAGAACAATACGCCAAGCTTTTTGGATGCGACGGAGTGGTCGGAGCGGGAGTGGACGAGGACAGTGTGGCCCTGGCGGACTAATGTGGTGGCAAGGAACTGGCCAAAATTGTCGAAGCTGACGATTGCAATCTTAAGGCGCTGGGAGACAATAAATTCCTTGGCAAGCTTTGACTCGTAGTCGAAGAGCTGAGCAGCGTTGATGGTGCGCACATAGAGGTGTCTGTAGGTGGAGGAAGAGGAATAGGAATTCAATTTAGATGGTAGTGAGAGTGTGGATGGGAGGAAAGACTGACGGTTGAGGATACGGCAGACAATGTAATTTAGGGAGTGATTAAACAGGATTGAAGGGTAGAAGGTAGCAAGAGAGAGCATGATTCTTTCCGCGGTGGTTCTGAGTGGTTAGCTGAACTCTGAAACCGTGGCTATAGGAATGACAAATATAAATGTACAATATATAAGTGGGCTATTTGTAAGACAAACtttctatcattttttttctctaaagtATAATTTGGATGTAAGGACAGTTtacataataatttataattatatttaaaattttaaatgattatttgttttaatttttaaatcatttatatcttaaaaatacgtattgaaaatataaattaattttttaaaaatttaaaatttttaatatattttttatattcattaaaaaatatttaaattttttaattaataataatcttaTCATATAATTTTAGTGCAGATATTAACTAAaacttattattaatttttcatgttcGTTATCTTTAAATTTAATGACTTTATAAATCAAACACTAATCTAAATGTGCAATAATTGTTTCCGtaataaatttatcttattatttatttatgaatttaattaacATGATATACAGTAAAAGtaccaattaaaaaaatcttcataaatataaatatacaaaatttaaattgttaatgcatttattatgtattattaaaaagaaaatatttaaaaatttctatTACTAGTAATCTTAATTTATGTCCAAACACAtgttaattaaattctttatttattaccAGAAAGGTTTTATGCTGCCATtaattttaatctatatttttttacattaaaaatcatatatagCAACTTAATATATGTTTAATGTTTAATTCCTGATTCCTTCTTAAACATTCTTTATGTATAAtccttattaattaaataaattttagttatacATATTTTAGTGTTCAATTATTTGTAATATCAATAATTTAGTTATAACTTaagatttaaattaaaatttaagatttaacatgttttattttttatttcttctttattttaccAAGTTAATGTCCAGAAAGTGCTATACTTCCTTTGCATTGTGTAACATTTCATTACCTACTTTTGCGTATAAAAGTGCATTTAATTTaaacttaatttatttataataactGATATAAAAGTTTACTAATGAAACTCTACATGAAATTCGTTACAAtgtaaataaaactttttattacACAATCAATGTTATGTTagacataaaaaaaatgttataatgtCATGGTCTAGCATTCTTTAGAATGCATAATATATGGGAAACTTACCTGAGTATATAGAATGAGAAAGTTGCTTATCTATCGACGCTCAATATGAATAGCAAAAGCAGGTCTTTCTTGCCTTCACTCAAACCATCGTTGAGTGTCATGACAAATTGATATTTTATCACAAAGATCCAAACATTACATTTTCCTTGAAACCATGGTTGAAGTCTATTGAAAATGGTTAATTTTGTAGTAGCATTAGCATGTGAAGCTTTAAATCCTGTGAATCAGTCAATAATGGGACAGGTGTGTAAATAATGCACATGCACGTCACTAATTATCAATTCCCTCTATAAGTATATAAGTAGATTTTCGTGTGAATCCAAGTAAGAAATAGCAATAGGAATCTGACACGAAAGCTAGGTGGGGAAACTGAGATTGAAAGCATGAGATGTGGAAAGAACGAACAGAAGATGTCTTGCCCGGACTACCCTAACCCCTAATGATTTGCAGAACGATATGCATTATTGTGGGGTCCTTGTTTGTCGTCCCAGAAACGAAACTTCTTCTCTACTATTGATAACACAGAGGGTAGTAATATTTgcattttggaaaaaaaaaaatcggtgtTTATGTTT is part of the Arachis duranensis cultivar V14167 chromosome 1, aradu.V14167.gnm2.J7QH, whole genome shotgun sequence genome and encodes:
- the LOC107461439 gene encoding LOW QUALITY PROTEIN: jasmonate-induced oxygenase 4 (The sequence of the model RefSeq protein was modified relative to this genomic sequence to represent the inferred CDS: inserted 2 bases in 2 codons; deleted 1 base in 1 codon; substituted 1 base at 1 genomic stop codon), which encodes MAKSIYGMSMDGDEPPPQYVVKGDNSNNNSIGLKDSLSSSSVMIPIPIIDVSLLSSSEPESEKLRSALTSAGCFQAIGHGMSTSYLHKIRQVSKQFFQLSVXEKQKYSRPANNSEGYGNDRIVSKKQVLDWFYRLILRVFPEKNRRRSLWPQNPIDFSEILEEFSIKVKSMMDYLLRCMGRSLNPEEGSFLDQFGGQSXICSKFQFYPRCSRPNLVLKPHXNRSVITVLMQDNGVEGLQVLIDEKWVNVPTIPNALVVNHGDQMQIMSNGIFKSPKHRVVTYKEKMRMSVAMSYEPEAENEIGPVESLITDTRPRLYKNVRNYGEINYRCYQEGKIPLEMFKYT